The following proteins come from a genomic window of Enterococcus gilvus ATCC BAA-350:
- a CDS encoding helix-turn-helix transcriptional regulator produces the protein MTNERLFGIIYHLLNTKRTTSKELAALFEVSTRTIFRDIDALSALGIPICADTGRNGGIYLMDHFVLDNVLLSKKEQEHLLLALTSIKTIVPEESNSSYLKLQSLFNLSYESWLDIDFSPWYQEKKEDTFDSLKSSILNRRKITFDYLNSYNQHTKRVCKPLKLLFKSQTWYLQAFCLNKNEFRMFKISRMHSLQLLDETFDPIAPPETPALSRKEETISLTLLFSKDILYRVFDEFDHADIALQKEGTAIVSSQLPDQEWLIRYLLSFGKHLKIIQPTRIRDRVRKELTNTLSQYLSLEE, from the coding sequence ATGACGAACGAGCGCCTATTTGGAATTATTTATCACCTTTTAAATACAAAACGAACGACCTCAAAAGAGCTGGCGGCTCTGTTTGAAGTGTCGACGCGGACTATTTTTAGAGATATCGATGCCCTCAGCGCTCTCGGCATCCCCATCTGTGCAGATACTGGCAGAAATGGCGGGATTTACCTGATGGATCACTTTGTATTGGACAACGTGTTACTGTCAAAAAAGGAACAGGAGCATTTGCTGCTGGCACTGACAAGCATAAAAACGATTGTCCCAGAGGAAAGCAACAGCTCCTATTTAAAATTACAGTCCCTGTTCAATCTCTCCTATGAGAGTTGGTTAGACATCGACTTTTCCCCGTGGTATCAAGAGAAAAAGGAAGACACCTTCGACAGTCTCAAATCAAGTATCTTAAATAGGAGGAAAATCACCTTCGATTATCTAAATTCCTACAATCAACACACGAAAAGAGTCTGCAAGCCCTTAAAATTGCTCTTCAAATCTCAAACCTGGTACTTGCAAGCCTTTTGCCTGAACAAAAATGAATTTCGGATGTTCAAAATCAGCCGCATGCACTCATTGCAGCTTCTCGATGAGACCTTCGACCCGATAGCGCCGCCTGAAACCCCTGCCCTCAGTCGGAAAGAAGAGACTATTTCTTTGACCCTGTTGTTTTCTAAAGACATCTTGTATCGCGTGTTCGATGAATTTGATCATGCAGACATCGCCCTGCAAAAAGAGGGCACGGCGATCGTCTCCAGCCAGCTACCCGACCAAGAATGGCTGATCAGATACTTATTATCCTTTGGCAAGCACCTGAAAATCATCCAGCCCACCCGCATCCGAGACCGCGTCCGAAAAGAACTGACGAACACGCTCTCACAGTATCTTTCTTTGGAGGAATAA
- a CDS encoding LysM peptidoglycan-binding domain-containing protein: MKKYKTFLLGISLLGSLTLGVLYGTDVADASTWQPRSVEQIKNDIDDSGQYTVQSGDTLSAIAEALNLDLTVFASANNINHIDQINVGDILITKISTSMTQAPTFIPPSASIPTESAYQEFYYEEPQADTTTYFETPAVEGSGDTSRASF, from the coding sequence ATGAAAAAGTATAAAACGTTTTTATTGGGTATTTCACTTTTAGGTTCACTCACTTTAGGGGTTCTTTATGGCACTGATGTAGCCGATGCTTCCACTTGGCAACCACGTTCAGTTGAACAAATAAAAAATGATATTGACGATTCTGGTCAATACACCGTCCAGTCTGGAGACACATTGTCCGCAATCGCTGAAGCATTGAATCTAGATCTCACAGTATTCGCTTCGGCAAATAACATTAATCACATCGACCAGATCAACGTGGGAGATATTTTGATTACTAAGATCAGCACCTCGATGACACAAGCGCCAACTTTCATTCCACCGAGTGCAAGTATTCCAACAGAGAGCGCCTATCAAGAGTTTTATTACGAGGAGCCACAGGCTGACACTACCACGTATTTTGAAACTCCTGCTGTCGAAGGTTCTGGGGACACTTCACGTGCCTCCTTCTGA